The Gammaproteobacteria bacterium genome contains the following window.
GGATGGTCTCCCCGTTCTCATGGGCGCGGCGGATGATCTTGTCGTCGATGTCCGTGATGTTGCGCACGTAGGTCACCTCGTAGCCGAGGTGGCACAGATAACGGTAAACCATGTCGAAGACCACCAGCACACGGGCGTGTCCCAGGTGGCAGTAGTCGTACACGGTCATGCCGCAGACGTACATGCGTACCTTGCCGGGCTCGATGGGTTTGACGGGTCAGGCTGTTGTAGATTTCAAGCATGTTGGGAAACGGGTCGTAACGGTTGTCAGGCCTTGGCCGCCCGCTCCCGGGCGGCCTCCAGGCGTGTGCGGGCGCGCTCTGCGCCGATGAGGGGGAACAGGCGGGCCATTTCCGGACCATGGGTCTCGCCGGTCAGTGCCGCGCGCAGCGGCATGTAAAGCACCTTGCCCTTGTGGCCGGTGGCCTGGGCGATGGCGCGGGCAAAACCGGCGAAATCCCCGCCCGCCGAAGCCAGGGCGTCCAGCCCCTGGGCGAAGAAGGACTCCCCGGCCTCGCGCACGGCGAAATCGGCAGGCTCGCTGTAGACCGGCGTATCGCCGAATACCGCCCGTGCCCAGGCGACGGCCTCCTCCGGCAGGCTGATGTTGTCACGCACCGCCTCGACGAACAGGGCCTGCTGGGCCGCCGGCACCCACTCGCCCAGCCCGTGTCCGGACAGCCAGTGCATGAGCTCGCCCACGTCCAACTGCGCGACGGCCAGCTTCTGCCAGTGCGCCAGCTGCATCGGGTCATGCCGCGCCGGGGCGCGCCCCAGGCGGTCGGTGGCGAACGCCTCGGCCAGCTTCTGCAACGGCAAAAAACCGTCTTCGGTATAGGTATGCCCCAGGCGCGCCAGGTGATTCAGAATCGCCTCCGGCAGATAACCCAGGGCGCGCAGTTCGGCCACGCTGAGCGAACCGTTACGTTTGGACAGCGGCGCACCGTCCTCGCCGAGCACCAGAGCGATATGCCCGTATTCCGGAGCCGGCAGACCCAGCGCCTGCAACACCAGCA
Protein-coding sequences here:
- the gltX gene encoding glutamate--tRNA ligase is translated as MPDTSLRSRFAPSPTGYLHLGNVRTALFNALLARGREGAFLLRIEDTDRERSSELFVQALQDDLRWLGLDWQEGPEAEGGAGPYRQSEREGIYNDYYRELESRGLAYPCFCSPQELKLSRKAQLAAGQPPRYPGTCARLSKAEVEVRLARGLQPTLRFRVPAGETVSFTDLVRGPQRFRTDDIGDFVIRRSDGGAAFFFCNAVDDALMGVTHVLRGEDHLTNTPRQLLVLQALGLPAPEYGHIALVLGEDGAPLSKRNGSLSVAELRALGYLPEAILNHLARLGHTYTEDGFLPLQKLAEAFATDRLGRAPARHDPMQLAHWQKLAVAQLDVGELMHWLSGHGLGEWVPAAQQALFVEAVRDNISLPEEAVAWARAVFGDTPVYSEPADFAVREAGESFFAQGLDALASAGGDFAGFARAIAQATGHKGKVLYMPLRAALTGETHGPEMARLFPLIGAERARTRLEAARERAAKA